A single window of Camarhynchus parvulus chromosome 9, STF_HiC, whole genome shotgun sequence DNA harbors:
- the ARL14 gene encoding ADP-ribosylation factor-like protein 14, with the protein MGLQNTKPSGKGANIPMLGLDSAGKSTLLYKLRYKDAFITVPTIGFNVDMIEAGKDFTLTFWDVGGQKKMRELWSNFLEDAGGLLYVVDSSDKRRLEESRREFELILKNESIKNVPVVVLANKQDLPGALNAEEITRKLKIKKYCSDRNWYVQPCCAITGEGLPEALQRVATFARQYRKSRRLSSP; encoded by the coding sequence ATGGGCCTGCAGAACACCAAGCCCTCAGGGAAGGGGGCCAACATCCCGATGCTGGGGCTGGACTCGGCGGGGAAATCCACGCTGCTCTACAAGCTCAGGTATAAAGATGCTTTTATAACAGTGCCAACGATTGGCTTCAATGTGGATATGATTGAAGCAGGGAAGGATTTCACACTGACGTTTTGGGATGTTGGAGGacagaagaaaatgagggaGCTCTGGAGCAATTTCCTGGAAGACGCCGGCGGGCTGCTGTATGTGGTGGACAGCTCTGACAAGCGGCGCCTGGAGGAGTCCAGGAGGGAATTTgagctcattttaaaaaatgaatccATAAAAAACGTGCCCGTGGTCGTGCTGGCCAACAAGCAGGATTTGCCTGGAGCCCTGAACGCCGAGGAGATCACGAGGAAGCTCAAGATAAAGAAGTACTGCAGTGACAGGAACTGGTAcgtgcagccctgctgtgccatcaCGGGAGAGGGGCTGCCAGAAGCTCTCCAGAGGGTGGCCACGTTTGCCAGGCAGTACAGGAAGTCAAGGAGACTTTCATCACCCTGA
- the B3GALNT1 gene encoding UDP-GalNAc:beta-1,3-N-acetylgalactosaminyltransferase 1: MVLRSLDPWSRTLAGDQQGRCSRTHGTDPERHQQIPTMIPVPISALCMRPLKWIFLLLLVFSLVTITWYITFSSRAVLENVNPLYFYEYEPMYRQPRPFTLRERPTCADLRPFLVILVASSPRDLKARQAIRITWGSRDSWWGQHVLTLFLLGQDTQREDRAAALAVEDESILYGDIIRQDFMDTYDNLTLKTIMAFQWFSEFCSSARFFMKTDADVFINTPNLVQLLLQLNSSENVFTGYPLIDNFAYRGFDRKRFISYQEYPFKLYPPYCSGLGYILDGKLALRTYELMGHVKPLKFEDVYVGICLNILKVNITLPRDAEQFFLYKIDFDICKYRRLIAVHGLTSNELIQFWQDLSSNTSETCL, translated from the exons ATGGTGCTGAGATCCCTGGATCCTTGGAGCAGGACCCTGGCTGGAGATCAG CAAGGAAGATGCTCCAGGACTCACGGAACAGATCCTGAGCGGCACCAGCAGATCCCGACCATGATCCCGGTCCCGATCAGCGCCTTGTGCATGAGACCTTTGAAATGGattttcctcttgctgctgGTGTTTTCCCTGGTAACCATTACGTGGTACATAACCTTCTcctccagggctgtcctggAGAACGTGAACCCTCTGTACTTCTACGAGTACGAGCCCATGTACCGGCAGCCACGGCCGTTCACGCTGCGCGAGCGCCCCACGTGCGCCGACCTCCGCCCCTTCCTGGTCATCCTGGTGgcttccagccccagggacctgAAAGCCAGGCAGGCCATCAGGATCACGTGGGGCTCCCGGGACTCCTGGTGGGGCCAGCACGTCCTGACGCTgttcctgctggggcaggacacGCAGAGGGAGGACAgggcggcggcgctggcggtGGAGGACGAGAGCATCCTCTACGGGGACATCATCCGCCAGGACTTCATGGACACTTATGACAACCTCACCCTGAAGACCATCATGGCCTTCCAGTGGTTCTCCGAGTTCTGTTCCAGCGCCAGGTTCTTCATGAAGACCGACGCCGATGTCTTCATCAACACTCCCAACctggtgcagctcctgctgcagctgaactcCTCGGAGAACGTCTTCACCGGGTACCCCCTCATCGATAACTTCGCCTACCGAGGCTTCGACAGGAAAAGGTTCATCTCCTACCAGGAATATCCCTTCAAGCTCTATCCTCCCTACTGCAGCGGCCTGGGATACATCCTGGATGGAAAACTGGCCCTGAGGACTTACGAGCTGATGGGCCACGTGAAACCTCTGAAATTTGAGGATGTTTACGTGGGGATTTGCTTAAATATACTCAAAGTCAACATCACTCTTCCACGAGATGCAGAACAATTCTTTCTCTATAAAATCGACTTTGATATCTGTAAGTACAGACGTTTGATTGCAGTTCACGGCCTTACATCAAATGAACTGATCCAGTTTTGGCAGGATTTGTCATCCAACACTTCAGAAACTTGCCTTTGA